A window from Thermomicrobiales bacterium encodes these proteins:
- a CDS encoding FAD-dependent monooxygenase: MQQSDAHYDAVIVGGRCAGSATAINLGRAGYQVLLVERAAMPSDTLSTHVLWPDGIAALRRLGLLDAVLATGAPPAHHFRLVRGDDEVLTEIVPFDGIDYTLCVRRLELDGILWDAASATEGVDAHDRTSALRLRRDGDRVIGVDLRGPTGERSVSADIVIGADGRNSHIAHEVGATERNVVEPGRYWYYTYFRDAAPPGPIALTQSDAERDMIATMPMNDGLQMVILGAYNEDFDEFRRDHEANYFARINAHQWVRQMLAKATPVAPVRGIAGVRGYDRTVWGSGWALIGDAVHQKNPIVARGINEALREAEFLGNAFADGISDAALTRYADAVHRHTLGKALNARMLERPDRWMTADQGALLSAATTTPDGLARYLRVEYDDTYGFAEFFGDAAG; this comes from the coding sequence ATGCAACAATCTGACGCACACTACGACGCCGTCATCGTCGGTGGACGCTGCGCGGGCAGCGCCACGGCGATCAATCTGGGCCGCGCGGGCTATCAAGTGCTGCTGGTCGAACGGGCGGCGATGCCCTCCGACACGCTCTCGACCCACGTCCTCTGGCCGGATGGCATCGCTGCACTTCGCCGCCTCGGCCTGCTCGACGCCGTGCTGGCGACCGGCGCGCCACCAGCGCACCACTTCCGGCTCGTGCGTGGCGACGACGAGGTGCTTACCGAGATCGTCCCGTTCGATGGCATCGACTACACCCTCTGCGTCCGTCGCCTGGAGCTCGACGGCATCCTCTGGGACGCCGCGTCCGCGACCGAAGGCGTCGATGCTCACGACCGCACAAGCGCTCTGCGGCTGCGTCGCGACGGCGACCGCGTGATCGGCGTCGATCTGCGCGGACCAACTGGCGAACGCAGCGTCTCGGCCGACATCGTCATCGGTGCGGACGGGCGTAACTCGCATATCGCCCACGAGGTCGGCGCGACCGAGCGCAACGTCGTTGAGCCGGGCCGCTACTGGTACTACACCTACTTCCGCGACGCAGCGCCGCCGGGTCCGATCGCGCTGACGCAATCCGACGCCGAGCGCGACATGATCGCGACGATGCCGATGAACGATGGCCTCCAGATGGTCATCCTCGGCGCATACAACGAGGACTTCGACGAGTTCCGTCGCGACCACGAGGCGAACTACTTTGCGCGAATCAACGCGCACCAGTGGGTCCGACAGATGCTCGCCAAGGCCACACCAGTCGCGCCAGTACGCGGCATCGCCGGTGTACGTGGCTACGACCGCACTGTTTGGGGATCGGGCTGGGCGCTGATCGGCGATGCCGTCCACCAGAAAAACCCGATCGTCGCGCGCGGCATCAACGAAGCGCTCCGCGAGGCCGAATTCCTTGGCAACGCATTCGCCGACGGCATTAGCGACGCAGCGCTGACGCGCTACGCCGATGCAGTCCACCGACACACCCTCGGCAAGGCGCTGAACGCCCGGATGCTCGAACGCCCCGATCGCTGGATGACCGCTGACCAGGGCGCATTGCTCTCCGCCGCCACGACCACCCCGGATGGCCTCGCCCGCTACCTGCGCGTCGAATACGACGATACCTACGGCTTCGCCGAGTTCTTTGGGGACGCGGCGGGATAG
- a CDS encoding DUF1801 domain-containing protein, whose product MSSGFTKEERDAMKARARELKAEERANKKREDGENDLLAAIADMPDSDRVMAEQIHAIVKEVAPDLMSKTWYGMPAYARDDKVVCFFQPAAKFKVRYATLGFNEDAHLDDGVMWPTSFALKEITATEKARIAELVKRAVS is encoded by the coding sequence ATGAGTTCAGGATTCACCAAAGAAGAACGCGACGCCATGAAGGCGCGTGCCCGAGAGCTGAAGGCCGAAGAGCGCGCAAACAAGAAGCGCGAAGACGGGGAGAACGACCTGCTGGCAGCAATCGCCGACATGCCGGACTCCGACCGCGTCATGGCCGAGCAAATCCATGCCATCGTCAAGGAGGTCGCCCCGGACCTGATGTCGAAGACCTGGTACGGCATGCCGGCCTATGCCCGAGACGACAAGGTCGTCTGCTTCTTCCAGCCCGCCGCCAAATTCAAGGTCCGCTACGCGACACTCGGATTCAACGAAGACGCCCACCTCGATGACGGTGTCATGTGGCCAACGTCCTTCGCGCTGAAGGAGATCACCGCCACCGAGAAGGCGCGGATCGCAGAGCTGGTGAAACGGGCGGTGAGTTAA
- a CDS encoding putative DNA binding domain-containing protein, translating into MNANDIAELIARGESADLEFKKSTGQRTDAARTICAMLNGIGGFVVFGITPERKIIGQDVSEKTMEDLHHEFQKIEPPAFPHIDTLPLPSGKKVLILSVTGSAGSELYTYDGRPYHRQGPTTSRMPRAQYDRLLIERMHAFRRWENQAASAVTVDDLDLEEIERTIQESIRRGRMDDPGTRDPVEILIGLGLIHDGQLLNAAVVLFGRSERLMPLYPQCILRMARFRGNDKNEFIDNRQEYGNAFQLLIRAQRFLRDHLPVAGRVVPNLFERVDDPLYPTEALREALANALCHRDYGVPGGAVSIAIFDDRLEISSTGLLPFGLTPDDLIRPHRSRPWNPLIAQVFYRRGIIEQWGRGTLKMAELTERAGLVPPEFESSGGEVLVRFRPTRYVPPTRISHILNPLQRDVLEILSRLGPSHLHTIVSNLSIPTPERTIQDNLQMLRRLGMVDVVGRGRGARWLLLGNASLPDNDSRS; encoded by the coding sequence ATGAACGCCAATGACATCGCTGAACTTATAGCTCGCGGCGAGTCGGCTGATCTTGAATTCAAGAAATCGACGGGTCAGCGAACGGATGCAGCCCGAACTATCTGCGCAATGCTGAACGGGATCGGTGGTTTCGTTGTATTCGGGATAACGCCCGAGCGGAAGATTATCGGACAGGATGTCTCTGAAAAGACGATGGAGGACCTTCATCACGAGTTCCAGAAGATCGAGCCGCCTGCCTTTCCGCACATCGATACGTTGCCTCTCCCTAGTGGCAAGAAGGTCCTTATCCTGAGTGTTACGGGCAGCGCCGGTAGCGAACTTTATACGTATGATGGACGTCCGTATCATCGACAGGGACCGACGACATCTCGAATGCCGCGGGCTCAATACGATCGCTTGCTTATCGAGCGGATGCACGCATTTCGTCGTTGGGAGAATCAGGCAGCATCTGCCGTCACCGTTGACGATCTGGACCTGGAAGAAATTGAGAGGACCATTCAGGAGTCCATCCGCCGTGGACGTATGGATGATCCAGGAACTCGCGATCCTGTCGAGATACTCATAGGACTTGGCCTGATTCATGATGGGCAGCTGTTGAATGCAGCAGTGGTCTTGTTCGGGCGATCAGAGCGCCTGATGCCGTTGTATCCGCAATGTATTTTGCGAATGGCTCGATTCCGGGGCAATGATAAGAACGAATTCATTGATAATCGGCAAGAGTACGGTAATGCGTTTCAGTTGTTGATCCGGGCTCAGCGATTCCTGCGAGACCATCTGCCGGTCGCCGGGCGGGTCGTTCCCAATCTGTTTGAGCGTGTGGATGATCCACTGTATCCGACAGAGGCATTGCGCGAGGCGCTTGCAAATGCTCTTTGTCATCGCGATTATGGGGTACCTGGTGGTGCAGTCAGTATTGCGATCTTCGATGATCGGCTTGAGATTTCGAGCACAGGATTGCTGCCGTTCGGACTGACGCCTGATGACTTGATTCGCCCACATCGATCCCGGCCGTGGAATCCACTTATTGCTCAGGTCTTTTATCGACGCGGAATTATTGAGCAGTGGGGACGGGGAACTCTGAAGATGGCTGAACTCACTGAGCGTGCAGGGCTCGTTCCTCCAGAGTTTGAGTCGAGTGGAGGTGAGGTCCTTGTGCGGTTCCGACCTACTCGATACGTTCCACCGACGCGCATCAGCCATATTCTGAATCCGCTCCAGCGTGACGTGCTTGAAATCTTGAGTCGCTTGGGGCCTTCGCACCTTCACACGATTGTTAGCAATCTTTCAATTCCCACGCCGGAAAGAACGATTCAGGACAATTTGCAGATGCTTCGTCGCCTTGGCATGGTGGATGTCGTTGGCCGGGGGCGAGGTGCTCGTTGGCTACTTCTCGGGAATGCTTCATTGCCCGATAACGATAGTCGCTCTTAG
- a CDS encoding S9 family peptidase has protein sequence MAAPVTTGTQTRPTYEQFAAIRRYQPTLSFSPDGSEIAYSTNISGQYNLWRQPSSGGYPRQVTLFDDRAVREIAWSPDGDTIFFVADIDGNEMYQIFRIPAAGGVPEQLTDAPAVQFYLADGPFSPDGTTIAFAGNDREPTNQDVQLLNLQTGETRRLTTEDGSFFAARWSPDGSWLTVVDFQTNSRTDVHLFNLATGERQLVTPRDGDVLNLAEAWAADSSGFYLLTDEDREFTGLAFYDLNSGQKRWVETPEWDIERVALSKEGHFLAWVVNENGYSRLHLRDLRTGALVDLPELPIGVISAMTITADGAKIGLLFSDATRPNEVVIVDVTSGTINQITESALGGIDPAEMVHPELIHYPTHDGRDIPAWLYRPKGDGPFGVVLSIHGGPESQEQAAYNYSGLYQYWLSRGIGVLAPNVRGSTGYGKTYQRLIHRDWGGDELKDFEQAVAWLHALDWVDPQRIGVFGGSFGGFATLSCVSRLPDLWAAAVDIVGPSNLVTFSKAVPPTWRRIMNEWVGDPETEADFLMSRSPITYVDQIRAPLFVIQGANDPRVVQSESDQIVERLRERGVDVRYDVYADEGHGFTRRANEI, from the coding sequence ATGGCAGCACCCGTTACTACCGGAACGCAGACGCGCCCGACCTACGAGCAGTTCGCCGCAATCCGCCGCTACCAGCCGACATTGTCCTTCTCACCGGACGGGTCGGAGATCGCCTATTCGACCAATATCTCCGGGCAGTACAACCTCTGGCGGCAGCCAAGCAGCGGCGGCTATCCGCGCCAGGTGACACTATTCGATGATCGTGCGGTGCGTGAGATTGCCTGGTCGCCGGATGGTGACACCATCTTCTTCGTGGCCGATATCGACGGCAACGAGATGTATCAGATCTTCCGCATCCCGGCGGCCGGCGGCGTGCCCGAGCAACTGACCGACGCGCCAGCGGTGCAGTTCTATCTGGCCGACGGGCCGTTCTCGCCGGACGGCACGACCATCGCCTTCGCCGGCAACGATCGGGAGCCGACCAACCAGGACGTGCAGCTCCTCAATCTGCAGACCGGCGAAACACGCCGCCTCACGACAGAGGACGGCTCGTTCTTCGCCGCGCGCTGGTCGCCGGACGGCTCGTGGCTGACCGTCGTGGATTTCCAGACCAACTCACGCACCGACGTCCACCTGTTCAATCTTGCGACCGGCGAGCGCCAACTGGTAACGCCGCGTGACGGGGACGTGCTGAATCTCGCCGAGGCGTGGGCGGCCGATAGCTCCGGCTTCTATCTGCTGACCGATGAGGACCGCGAGTTCACCGGCCTGGCGTTCTACGATCTCAACAGCGGCCAGAAGCGCTGGGTTGAGACGCCCGAGTGGGATATCGAGCGCGTGGCGCTCTCGAAGGAAGGCCATTTCCTCGCCTGGGTCGTGAATGAGAACGGCTACTCGCGCCTGCATCTGCGCGATCTGCGGACCGGCGCGCTAGTCGATCTCCCGGAGTTGCCCATTGGCGTCATCTCCGCGATGACAATCACCGCTGATGGCGCGAAGATTGGCCTGCTTTTCTCCGACGCAACTCGCCCCAACGAGGTCGTGATCGTCGATGTCACGAGCGGCACGATCAATCAGATCACCGAGAGTGCCCTCGGCGGGATCGATCCGGCGGAGATGGTGCATCCCGAGCTGATCCACTACCCGACGCACGACGGACGCGACATCCCTGCCTGGCTCTATCGACCGAAGGGCGACGGGCCGTTCGGCGTTGTCCTCTCGATCCACGGCGGACCGGAATCGCAGGAGCAGGCGGCCTATAACTACTCCGGGCTGTACCAGTACTGGCTCTCACGGGGCATTGGCGTGCTTGCACCGAACGTCCGCGGCTCGACCGGCTACGGCAAGACTTACCAGCGCCTTATTCACCGCGACTGGGGCGGGGACGAGCTGAAGGACTTTGAGCAGGCCGTCGCCTGGCTGCATGCGCTGGACTGGGTCGATCCGCAGCGCATCGGCGTGTTCGGCGGCTCGTTCGGCGGGTTCGCCACGCTCTCCTGCGTCTCGCGCCTGCCCGACCTCTGGGCGGCGGCGGTGGATATCGTCGGGCCGTCGAACCTGGTGACGTTCTCCAAGGCGGTGCCACCGACCTGGCGACGGATCATGAACGAGTGGGTTGGCGATCCCGAGACGGAAGCCGACTTCCTGATGTCGCGCTCGCCGATCACCTA